One region of Triticum aestivum cultivar Chinese Spring chromosome 6B, IWGSC CS RefSeq v2.1, whole genome shotgun sequence genomic DNA includes:
- the LOC123134097 gene encoding uncharacterized protein, translating to MRRSFWVKMNANPAAPILLLLLLVGCHAFSAHGDDAEGSGGGRRELGDGGGSGSKAQVAGLCVDSPCDADPNRTCFCCTRLANEPCYDTLRQCFSVCPNCNFPVCPPAAASAGRRTRFVLAPASA from the exons ATGCGCCGCAGTTTCTGGGTGAAGATGAATGCCAATCCAGCCGCGCCCATCTTGCTCCTCCTGCTCCTTGTTGGATGCCACGCCTTCTCCGCACACG GTGATGACGCCGAGGGATCGGGCGGCGGTCGCCGTGagctgggcgacggcggcggcagcggcagcaagGCTCAGGTCGCCGGGTTGTGCGTCGACAGCCCGTGCGACGCGGACCCCAACCGGACGTGCTTCTGCTGCACGAGGCTGGCCAACGAGCCCTGCTACGACACGCTGAGGCAGTGCTTCAGCGTCTGCCCCAACTGTAACTTCCCCGTCTGCCCGCCGGCGGCGGCCTCGGCGGGCCGGCGTACTCGGTTCGTGTTAGCTCCGGCGTCGGCGTGA